The following DNA comes from Croceicoccus sp. YJ47.
CTGCTGTCGCCGGATATTCACAAATTCGGTCTGGTTATCGCGCTGCTCATTGGCGGGGCGACGATCGGGCTGGCCGCGCTGCGCTCGGGCCGGCGCGGGCCGCTTTATCTCGGCGGAGCGGGCATCGTGGTCATGGCCGGCGCGATCGCCGGACCGCATGGTCCGGTGGAGGCGTTTCTGACCATCACCGGCGTCGCGCTCGTGGCGGCGGCGCATGTATGGAACATGCGGCTCCACCGCTGCGCGATCTGAGCCGATTGCGCCCGCGATCCACGTCGCGGCTTGCAGAGCGGCCAACGCGCGCTATGTCGTGCGCATGACCCAAACCACCGACACAATCGCAATCCACGTCAATGGCGACCGCATGCATGCGCCCGGCGGCGCGACCGTCGCCGACCTCGCCCGTCAACTGGAGCTGGATCCGACGAAGATCGCGGTGGAGCGCAATGGCGAGATCGTGCCGCGCTCCACGCTCGCCGATGTCGTGCTGTCCGATGGCGATACGCTCGAAATCGTGCATTTCGTCGGCGGCGGGGACCATGGCGATGACGACGATAGCTGGGAAGTGGCCGGACGCCGGTTCACCTCCCGCCTGATCGTCGGCACCGGCAAGTACAAGGATTTCGCGCAAAACGCCGCCGCACTGGAGGCTTCGGGCGCGGAGATCGTCACCGTCGCCGTGCGCCGCGTCAATGTGACGGACCCCAAGGCGCCGATGCTGACCGATTTCATCGACCCCAAGAAGGTGACCTATCTTCCGAACACCGCGGGCTGCTTCAACGCGGACGAGGCGGTGCGCACGCTGCGCCTCGCACGGGAGGCCGGCGGTTGGGACCTTGTGAAGCTGGAGGTGCTGGGCGAGGCGAAGACGCTTTATCCCGACATGCGCGAAACCTTGAAAGCGACCGAAACGCTGGTGGCCGAAGGGTTCAAGCCGATGGTCTATTGCACCGACGATCCCATCGCGGCGAAGCAGCTTGAGGAAGCGGGCGCCGTCGCGATCATGCCGCTGGGCGCGCCGATCGGGTCGGGCCTCGGCATTCAGAACCGCGTGACCATCCGCCTCATCGTGGAGGGGGCGAACGTGCCCGTTCTCGTCGATGCGGGCGTCGGCACCGCGTCGGATGCCGCGGTCGCGATGGAGCTTGGCTGCGACGGGGTGTTGATGAACACCGCCATTGCCGAGGCGAAGAACCCCGTGCTCATGGCGCAGGCCATGCGGCGGGGGGTGGAGGCGGGACGCGCCGCCTATCGCGCCGGGCGCATGGCGACGCGCAAATATGCCGATCCGTCCAGCCCGCTATCGGGCCTGATCTGACGCTGCGGGTCTGATCCCTGCCGGCGCGGTGTTTACGAAAGTTTAACCAAACCGCGCGATCTTCCTCTCCGCTTGGACGCGAAAGGGGGTATCGGGATGGGTCAGGACAGCACAGGAGAGCAGCTTATCGCCGAGATGCGCGTGTTCGCCGCGTTCGATCCGGCAGAGCAACGCTATATTCGGCGCAGCCTCGACATCGCGTTCGAACGGCACGATCCCTACGAACGCTATGCCCGCACGAGCCGGGAGGCCGTTTCCATCCGGCAGCAGGTCATGGCCTACAAGGACATCGCCGAATTGCGCGCCGCGATCCCGACCCATGTCGATCAGAATGTCGACCTGTTCTTCGGGCGCCTCGTCCGGTTGACGGTGTTCGACCTGTGCGAGGGGTGCATCTCGAAATTCGATGCCTATCGCTTCCTGTATGAAAGGATGCTCGGCCCCGGTGTCAGGCTGTGGCTGCCCGCGTCGTTCTGCGCGGTGGCGGCGATGCCGAAACTGGCGCCCGAACGCCGTGCGCGATTGCTCAAATCCATAAGCG
Coding sequences within:
- the thiS gene encoding sulfur carrier protein ThiS, yielding MTQTTDTIAIHVNGDRMHAPGGATVADLARQLELDPTKIAVERNGEIVPRSTLADVVLSDGDTLEIVHFVGGGDHGDDDDSWEVAGRRFTSRLIVGTGKYKDFAQNAAALEASGAEIVTVAVRRVNVTDPKAPMLTDFIDPKKVTYLPNTAGCFNADEAVRTLRLAREAGGWDLVKLEVLGEAKTLYPDMRETLKATETLVAEGFKPMVYCTDDPIAAKQLEEAGAVAIMPLGAPIGSGLGIQNRVTIRLIVEGANVPVLVDAGVGTASDAAVAMELGCDGVLMNTAIAEAKNPVLMAQAMRRGVEAGRAAYRAGRMATRKYADPSSPLSGLI
- a CDS encoding MerC domain-containing protein, coding for MQRPRFLDRLSLDRFGIGLSGLCAVHCVASILLVGAVGIGGHALLSPDIHKFGLVIALLIGGATIGLAALRSGRRGPLYLGGAGIVVMAGAIAGPHGPVEAFLTITGVALVAAAHVWNMRLHRCAI